From the Ctenopharyngodon idella isolate HZGC_01 chromosome 3, HZGC01, whole genome shotgun sequence genome, one window contains:
- the LOC127510219 gene encoding chymotrypsin-like elastase family member 2A, producing MGRTSNHGLHKPTLFYILYLLCLNTGSLGQLDVCGRAPLNSRIVGGENATAGAWPWQVSIYVFGSSHNCGGTLITKDWVLSAAHCFENIDVSKVVMYFGRLRQSGSNPNETSRTASQIITHPNYDSKTIDNDIALVQLNSSVPFSDYIKPVCLAAAGSVFDAGTESWVTGWGKLQSGGQAPDILQQLMMPIVSNRNCYKAYLLINGITSNMICAGFLNQGGKSICPGDSGGPVLSRNGSLWIQSGISSFTSQKCDDRKYPSVFARVSRYQDWIESYMGNNTPGFVEFNPTSNFNFGSVPNPLLLSLSLTFSIIPFTFSLCLSS from the exons ATGGG GCGAACCAGTAACCATGGTCTACACAAACCAACTCTCTTCTATATCCTCTACTTACTTTGTCTAAACACAGGTTCCCTTGGCCAGTTAGATG TATGTGGTCGAGCCCCCCTCAACAGCAGGATTGTTGGAGGGGAGAATGCGACAGCAGGGGCTTGGCCGTGGCAAGTCAGCATTTATGTCTTCGGCTCAAGCCATAACTGTGGCGGGACTCTGATCACTAAAGACTGGGTTTTATCTGCAGCTCACTGCTTCGAGAA CATTGATGTGTCTAAGGTTGTGATGTACTTCGGGCGTCTGAGACAATCCGGCTCAAACCCTAATGAGACATCCAGGACAGCTAGTCAAATCATCACCCATCCTAACTATGACAGTAAGACTATTGACAATGACATAGCACTGGTCCAGCTCAACTCTTCTGTGCCTTTCTCTGATTACATTAAGCCGGTCTGTCTGGCGGCGGCTGGTAGTGTATTTGATGCAGGTACAGAGAGCTGGGTCACTGGATGGGGCAAGCTACAATCTGGAG GCCAGGCTCCTGATATACTGCAGCAGTTGATGATGCCCATTGTGAGCAACAGGAACTGCTATAAAGCTTATTTGTTGATCAATGGCATCACAAGCAATATGATTTGTGCTGGATTTTTAAATCAGGGAGGGAAAAGTATATGTCCG GGAGACTCTGGTGGTCCAGTGCTCAGTAGGAACGGTTCCCTGTGGATTCAGTCCGGCATTTCGAGTTTTACTTCACAAAAATGTGATGACCGCAAATATCCCAGTGTGTTCGCCAGAGTTTCTCGATACCAGGACTGGATCGAGTCTTACATGGGAAACAACACACCTGGATTTGTTGAATTCAATCCAACATCCAACTTCAACTTTGGAAGCGTACCCAACCCACTCTTATTATCCCTTTCTCTCACGTTCTCCATCATTCCTTTCACCTTCTCGCTCTGTCTCTCTTCCTAA
- the LOC127509983 gene encoding chymotrypsin-like protease CTRL-1, with the protein MKFNTALSVAGFILIYTARSLSQLDVCGRAPLNNRIVGGTNATAGSWPWQVSIHVFGLRHNCGGTLITKDWVLSAAHCFQNTDVSKVVMYFGRLRQSGSNPKETSRTASRIITHPNYDSSAIDNDIALVQLNSSVTFSKYIKPVCLAAAGSVFDAGTISWVTGWGKLQSGDTQLPNTLQQVMMPIVSNSDCNRAYFGVNRITSNMICAGFLNQQEKSICSGDSGGPVLSRNGSLWIQSGISSFTSQKCEDPKYPSVFTRVSRYQDWIKSYMGNNTPGFVEFNASSNSNFGSVPNPLLLSLSLTFILIPFTFLLSLLIFKRVVKRNH; encoded by the exons ATGAAGTTTAACACCGCTTTAAGTGTTGCCGGTTTCATCCTTATCTACACAGCAC GTTCGCTCAGCCAGCTAGATG TATGTGGTCGAGCCCCCCTCAACAACAGGATTGTTGGAGGAACGAATGCGACAGCAGGGTCTTGGCCGTGGCAAGTCAGCATTCATGTTTTCGGCTTAAGACATAACTGTGGCGGGACTCTGATCACCAAAGACTGGGTTTTATCTGCAGCTCACTGCTTCCAGAA CACTGATGTGTCTAAGGTAGTAATGTActttggtcgtctgagacaatCCGGCTCAAACCCTAAAGAGACATCCAGGACAGCGAGTCGAATCATCACCCATCCTAACTATGACAGTTCTGCTATTGACAACGACATAGCACTGGTCCAGCTCAACTCTTCTGTGACGTTCTCTAAATACATTAAGCCGGTCTGTCTGGCGGCGGCTGGTAGTGTATTTGATGCAGGTACAATAAGCTGGGTCACTGGATGGGGCAAGCTACAATCTGGAG ACACCCAGCTTCCTAATACACTGCAGCAGGTGATGATGCCCATTGTGAGCAACAGTGACTGTAATAGGGCTTATTTCGGGGTCAACAGAATCACAAGCAATATGATTTGTGCTGGATTTTTAAATCAGCAAGAGAAAAGTATCTGTTCG GGAGACTCTGGAGGTCCAGTGCTCAGTAGGAACGGTTCCCTGTGGATTCAGTCCGGCATTTCGAGTTTTACTTCACAAAAATGTGAAGACCCCAAATATCCCAGTGTGTTCACCAGAGTTTCTCGGTACCAGGACTGGATCAAGTCTTACATGGGAAACAACACACCCGGATTTGTTGAATTCAATGCATCATCCAACTCCAACTTTGGAAGCGTACCCAACCCACTCTTATTATCCCTTTCTCTCACGTTCATCCTCATTCCTTTCACCTTCTTGCTCTCCCTTCTCATTTTCAAACGAGTGGTCAAACGAAACCACTGA